One part of the Anopheles merus strain MAF chromosome 3L, AmerM5.1, whole genome shotgun sequence genome encodes these proteins:
- the LOC121599313 gene encoding uncharacterized protein LOC121599313, translated as MWATFLKMNLSVKCSVLRLMMLFSAIVDVQMQSFFDVPPPEYIGRTSMKDCAKRFYGEAFVAGPMDGSFGAGAIDYDADESGGVFANGESFGTGTGAIDGGFGAGAIYGGFGAGATSGGFGAGATSGGFGAGAYGGGFGAGATGGDFGAGAIDGGFGAGASDGGFGAGGIDGGFGAGATGGGFSDGPIGGGFGAGASDGGVGAGANSGGFGAGAYGGGIGAGATSGGFGAGEIDGGFGAGATDEGFGAGAFDGGFGAGAKSGGYGAGATAGGFGAGAIGGGFGVGATGGGFGAGAIGEGFGAGATGGGFGAGAIDGGFGAGANSGGYVAGVTAGGFGAGATAGGFVAEAADGGFGAGAIGGGFGAGANSGGYGAGDTTGGFGAGAIGGSFGAGATGGGFGAGAIGGGFGAGATGGGFGAGATNGGFGAGATDEGFGAGAIGGGFGAGANGEGFDGEDFDPVDYIRSFGDGANFTIDPFIGPLWNHLFGGAFRGELQHMALVGWTRVSGNIDYLCGGSLIGEQFILTAAHCKQDESGLRPDTVRLGTHDARYAQQIAIRDIIVHPSYDDSTKYFDVALIMLGQNAWISPAVCPACLWQEGESPSGPMEAIAFGLTNLIDDPSPTLQRVVLSYRLKEECEKVLTTNKTRIPQGVRADQFCVAGKDMATCASDSGSPVVVNRVDISGAMISLITGVVSFGTACVPGLVGVYTKVSEYVEWIEQMTQTSMSYRACTKEIKCFRKPGEPSNMNINLFKTNSRFGLLWDELESSPNECGATLIDYQYLLTTASCVTTNKGHPKFIISTRGERVAISNVYVSHNYSSLTNDIALLKIDKYANHNVYPPVCLWDHRSDGKYQSSPEFSAYGLEEPIGESSESFFVSARTGPGCEEELVSGTDLQCFHNKVPLMPGVCWMDHGGPVIGRTYSSKTIHMYGVVSPLSRSCGSNLFMVDVTPHIPWIESIIFGK; from the exons ATGTGGGCAACATTTCTCAAGATGAACCTGTCTGTGAAATGTTCTGTGCTTCGGCTCATGATGCTCTTTAGTGCCATTGTGGACGTGCAAATGCAATCGTTTTTCGATGTTCCTCCACCGGAATACATTGGGCGTACTTCTATGAAGG ACTGTGCAAAGCGGTTTTACGGTGAAGCTTTTGTTGCTGGTCCAATGGATGGAAGTTTTGGTGCTGGTGCAATTGATTATGATGCCGATGAGAGTGGTGGAGTATTTGCTAATGGTGAAAGCTTTGGTACTGGCACTGGTGCAATTGATGGAGGTTTTGGTGCTGGTGCAATTTACGGAGGCTTTGGCGCTGGTGCAACTAGTGGAGGCTTTGGTGCTGGTGCAACCAGTGGAGGATTTGGTGCTGGTGCCTATGGTGGAGGCTTTGGTGCTGGAGCCACTGGTGGGGATTTTGGTGCTGGTGCAATTGATGGAGGCTTTGGTGCTGGAGCCAGTGATGGTGGCTTTGGTGCTGGTGGAATTGATGGAGGTTTTGGTGCTGGAGCCACTGGTGGAGGTTTTAGTGATGGTCCAATTGGTGGAGGCTTTGGTGCTGGAGCCAGTGATGGTGGCGTTGGTGCTGGTGCAAATAGTGGAGGATTTGGTGCTGGTGCCTATGGCGGTGGCATTGGTGCTGGAGCCACTAGTGGAGGCTTTGGTGCTGGTGAAATTGATGGAGGCTTTGGTGCTGGAGCCACTGATGAAGGCTTTGGTGCTGGTGCATTTGATGGAGGATTTGGTGCTGGTGCAAAAAGTGGAGGATATGGTGCTGGAGCCACTGCTGGAGGTTTTGGTGCTGGTGCAATTGGTGGAGGCTTTGGTGTTGGAGCCACTGGTGGAGGCTTTGGTGCTGGTGCAATTGGTGAAGGCTTTGGTGCAGGAGCCACTGGTGGAGGCTTCGGTGCTGGTGCAATTGATGGAGGATTTGGTGCTGGTGCAAATAGTGGAGGATATGTTGCTGGAGTCACTGCTGGAGGTTTTGGTGCTGGTGCAACTGCTGGAGGTTTTGTTGCCGAAGCTGCTGATGGAGGCTTTGGTGCTGGTGCAATTGGTGGAGGTTTTGGTGCTGGTGCAAATAGTGGAGGATATGGTGCTGGAGACACtactggtggttttggtgCTGGTGCAATTGGTGGAAGCTTTGGTGCTGGAGCCACTGGTGGAGGCTTTGGTGCTGGTGCAATTGGTGGAGGCTTTGGTGCTGGAGCCACTGGTGGAGGTTTTGGTGCTGGAGCCACTAATGGAGGATTTGGTGCTGGAGCCACTGATGAAGGTTTTGGTGCTGGTGCAATTGGTGGAGGTTTTGGTGCTGGTGCAAATGGTGAAGGCTTCGATGGTGAAGATTTTGATCCTGTTGATTATATTAGAAGTTTTGGTGATGGTGCAAATTTTACTATTGATCCATTCATTGGACCACTATGGAATCATTTATTTGGTGGAGCTTTTCGTGGCGAATTGCAACATATG GCATTGGTCGGTTGGACGCGTGTCAGCGGTAACATTGATTACCTCTGTGGTGGTAGCTTGATCGGCGAACAGTTCATACTGACTGCGGCACATTGTAAACAGGATGAAAGTGG CCTCCGTCCGGATACGGTGCGGTTAGGTACCCATGATGCCAGATATGCacagcaaattgcgattcgtgaTATAATAGTACATCCGAGCTATGACGATTCTACCAAGTACTTCGATGTGGCGTTGATTATGCTAGGACAAAATGCATGGATTTCGCCAGCAGTATGTCCGGCATGTTTATGGCAAGAGGGCGAGTCACCTTCTGGTCCCATGGAAGCGATTGCATTTGGATTAACCAATCTAATCGACGATCCGAGTCCAACTCTTCAACGTGTTGTGCTGAGCTACAGATTGAAAGAAGAATGTGAAAAAGTACTAACTACCAATAAAACTAGGATCCCCCAGGGTGTTCGGGCGGATCAATTCTGTGTAGCTGGCAAGGATATGGCCACCTGCGCGAGTGACTCCGGTAGTCCGGTTGTTGTAAATCGGGTGGACATAAGTGGTGCCATGATATCGCTGATTACCGGTGTGGTTTCGTTCGGAACAGCCTGTGTTCCCGGTTTGGTCGGAGTATATACTAAAGTAAGCGAGTACGTGGAATGGATCGAGCAAATGACACAAACATCAATGAGTTACAGAG CTTGTACCAAGGAAATAAAGTGTTTTAGAAAGCCTGGCGAGCCTAGTAACATGAACATAAACCTGTTCAAAACCAACAGTCGATTTGGTCTTCTGTGGGACGAGCTCGAAAGCTCCCCGAACGAGTGCGGAGCGACACTGATCGACTATCAGTATCTTCTTACTACGGCTTCATGTGTAACGACAAACAAGGGTCACCCGAAGTTTATCATTTCCACGCGTGGCGAACGTGTAGCGATTTCAAATGTTTACGTGTCGCATAATTATAGTTCACTAACAAATGACATAGCACTACTGAAAATTGACAAGTACGCTAATCACAATGTATATCCGCCCGTTTGTTTATGGGACCATCGAAGCGATGGGAAGTATCAATCTTCTCCAGAATTTAGTGCATACGGACTCGAGGAACCTATTGGCGAGTCTAGTGAGTCATTCTTCGTTAGTGCTCGCACTGGTCCGGGATGTGAGGAGGAGCTGGTATCGGGAACAGATTTGCAGTGCTTTCACAACAAGGTACCGCTAATGCCGGGAGTATGTTGG ATGGATCACGGTGGACCTGTTATTGGCAGAACATATTCGTCTAAAACAATACATATGTATGGCGTTGTCTCCCCGTTAAGTAGAAGCTGTGGATCAAATCTGTTTATGGTCGATGTAACACCACACATTCCATGGATAGAATCAATAATCTTCGGTAAATGA
- the LOC121599315 gene encoding vitamin K-dependent protein C-like, translating into MKMLDLLPTLLSIASLVRGSDFLDNPPVNYTAGKSFDDCELRFPATKVDESSHIESYGGERAYKGEFQHMAAIGWTRSGATVDYLCGGSLITWRFVLTASHCSVDSNNLPPDTVRLGDTDLASTNDDETAQQIPIARFIKHPQYRESRKYYDIAVVELEKKVIPNSAICVACVWRELEAPGDLLDAVGFGALGFGEKLSPTLQKVKLQALGASICADRLPTNRRQMPEGLRDDQLCAHSETMDTCEGDSGGPLQTDRHDLFGNTFPLVVGVVSFGTPCTDGSTGVYTRVSSYLDWIEKEVNQSLSYEVCTGVNVCDRKLKPSISATIEPKWTNSRVGLLWRETETDIYQCGGFLIDYQFVITSADCVSSSKGPPRYVASSTNSDRAAIEEVFVHPRFTKGQPYFDIAIIKLRKYANLDEMYPACLWSEERHDDWRQVNLLAGASIPQMRSYVEEFNISVKSSVQYYVHGKDCSVGENVAHNDLKCISNDPTLVPGLCQVDYGGPVMTKYYDEQFKVHGIVSRLTQGCGSNVIFTSLAPHKQWLESIIFKQLHERLVFSDK; encoded by the exons ATGAAGATGTTGGATCTGTTACCAACTTTGCTATCGATAGCAAGTTTAGTCCGGGGATCAGATTTTTTAGATAATCCTCCCGTAAATTACACTGCAGGGAAGAGTTTTGATG ATTGTGAGCTACGTTTCCCAGCTACAAAGGTAGATGAATCCAGTCATATTGAATCGTACGGTGGGGAACGAGCCTATAAAGGAGAGTTTCAACATATGGCCGCGATCGGTTGGACCAGATCAGGAGCCACGGTCGATTACCTTTGTGGAGGTAGTTTAATAACTTGGAGATTCGTTTTAACAGCATCTCATTGTTCAGTTGACTCAAACAA CCTTCCACCGGATACAGTACGATTGGGAGACACAGATCTCGCTAGCACGAATGATGACGAAACGGCACAACAAATTCCGATCGCACGCTTCATCAAACATCCGCAGTATCGAGAGTCGAGAAAGTATTACGACATTGCCGTTGTAGAACTCGAGAAAAAAGTTATACCAAACAGCGCAATTTGTGTTGCGTGCGTATGGCGTGAACTGGAAGCTCCGGGAGACCTGCTGGACGCGGTGGGATTTGGTGCTCTTGGGTTTGGAGAAAAGTTAAGCCCAACCCTGCAGAAGGTAAAATTACAGGCCCTCGGCGCGTCGATATGTGCTGACCGTTTACCAACCAACCGACGTCAAATGCCGGAAGGCTTGCGCGACGATCAGTTGTGTGCGCATAGTGAAACCATGGACACATGTGAAGGCGACTCAGGAGGCCCACTACAAACGGATCGACACGATTTGTTCGGCAACACCTTCCCCCTTGTGGTAGGTGTGGTATCGTTTGGAACTCCTTGCACTGATGGGTCGACAGGAGTGTACACAAGGGTTAGCTCGTACCTAGATTGGATCGAGAAGGAAGTAAATCAGTCGCTTAGCTACGAGG ttTGTACTGGAGTGAACGTTTGCGATCGTAAACTCAAACCTTCCATATCTGCTACGATTGAGCCGAAATGGACAAACAGTCGCGTTGGACTGTTGTGGAGGGAAACCGAAACCGACATCTATCAGTGCGGTGGATTCCTGATCGACTATCAGTTTGTTATCACATCGGCGGACTGTGTATCCTCTAGCAAAGGACCTCCTAGATACGTAGCCTCTAGCACTAACAGTGATCGTGCTGCTATAGAAGAAGTGTTTGTTCATCCACGGTTCACAAAGGGACAACCATACTTCGATATCGCCATTATAAAGCTACGAAAGTATGCAAATTTAGATGAAATGTATCCGGCTTGTTTATGGTCAGAGGAAAGGCATGATGATTGGAGACAAGTCAATCTTCTGGCTGGAGCATCAATACCGCAAATGCGAAGCTACGTGGAAGAATTCAACATCAGCGTGAAAAGTTCTGTACAATACTACGTTCATGGTAAAGACTGCAGTGTAGGGGAAAATGTTGCTCACAACGATTTGAAATGCATCAGTAACGATCCGACTCTGGTGCCAGGATTGTGTCAG GTTGACTATGGAGGTCCGGTAATGACGAAATACTACGATGAACAGTTCAAGGTACATGGAATTGTGTCTCGTTTGACGCAGGGCTGCGGAAGCAATGTGATCTTCACCAGTTTAGCACCTCATAAGCAATGGTTGGAATCGATCATCTTTAAACAGTTGCATGAGAGGCTTGTATTTAGCGATaagtga
- the LOC121599316 gene encoding uncharacterized protein LOC121599316, whose amino-acid sequence MNFFWRMGGFGLQLVLLFQTIVDVQMQSFYDVPPPKYIGRTSMKDCAKRFYSDVGDYTGFYGAFGGFRALRGEFQHMVAIGWTRASGKIDYLCGGTLISKQFVLTAAHCAWDGDNLRPDTVRLGDTDLGSTEDDEFAQQIAIARLIVHPSYRASRKYFDMALIELAEQANFTEAVCSACLWQEKHLPTGSMDAVGFGATGFGESLSPTLQRVVLKHLERDECDNRIAVNKRQMPDGFRSDQFCAAGSGMDTCEGDSGGPIGVKLFNVGGALIPLVTGVVSFGTPCTAGSTGVYSKVSEYVEWIQRTTNLSLGYRDCTLESFCVGRPKETINVAYNTFYTKSRFGLLWKESDSPSNDCGATLIDYQYLLTAASCVKTSQGYPTFVISESGERAAISDVYVSPSYRAGRPESDLALLKIAQYANHQVYRPVCLWDRRSDGEWKSKPEFFAYGLEDQFDKLVFVTARNGTGCEEELVRGTDLQCFHNEVPLMPGVCWMDHGGPIIDQSVWGEPVNMYGIVSPLSRSCGSNLFMVDVTPHIPWIEAIVVGKRDQFLVFSD is encoded by the exons ATGAACTTCTTTTGGCGAATGGGGGGTTTTGGCCTTCAGCTAGTGCTGTTGTTTCAAACCATTGTGGACGTGCAAATGCAATCGTTTTACGATGTTCCTCCACCGAAATACATTGGGCGTACTTCAATGAAGG ACTGTGCAAAACGATTCTACTCGGATGTTGGAGACTACACCGGCTTCTACGGTGCATTTGGTGGCTTTAGAGCTCTTCGCGGCGAGTTCCAGCATATG GTGGCGATCGGCTGGACGCGCGCCAGTGGTAAAATTGATTACCTCTGCGGTGGCACCTTGATCAGCAAACAGTTCGTACTGACTGCGGCACACTGCGCCTGGGATGGAGACAA TCTTCGTCCAGATACGGTGCGACTAGGCGATACGGATCTGGGAAGTACCGAGGATGACGAGTTTGCGCAGCAAATCGCGATCGCTCGGCTGATCGTACATCCGAGCTACAGAGCATCGCGCAAGTACTTCGACATGGCACTGATTGAGCTAGCAGAACAGGCCAACTTTACGGAAGCGGTTTGTTCGGCATGTTTGTGGCAGGAGAAGCACCTACCCACGGGGTCGATGGATGCGGTCGGGTTTGGAGCAACCGGTTTCGGTGAATCGCTAAGCCCGACGCTTCAGCGTGTTGTGCTAAAGCACCTGGAGCGGGATGAATGTGACAATAGGATCGCGGTGAACAAACGACAAATGCCGGACGGCTTTCGGTCGGATCAATTCTGTGCGGCTGGCAGTGGTATGGATACTTGCGAGGGTGATTCCGGTGGTCCGATCGGTGTGAAGCTGTTTAATGTCGGTGGTGCGTTGATACCGCTGGTAACCGGTGTAGTTTCGTTCGGTACTCCCTGTACAGCTGGATCGACCGGGGTGTACAGTAAAGTGAGCGAATATGTCGAGTGGATCCAACGAACGACAAATCTGTCTTTGGGTTATAGAG ATTGTACCTTGGAATCGTTCTGCGTCGGAAGGCCCAAAGAAACGATCAACGTAGCATATAATACCTTCTACACCAAGAGTCGCTTCGGTCTTTTATGGAAGGAATCGGACAGTCCCTCGAACGACTGTGGAGCGACACTGATCGACTATCAATATCTTCTAACGGCGGCTTCCTGTGTCAAGACGAGCCAAGGTTATCCAACGTTTGTCATTTCCGAAAGTGGTGAGCGTGCAGCCATCTCGGATGTGTACGTATCGCCCAGTTATAGAGCAGGTCGACCGGAAAGTGACTTAGCATTGCTGAAGATTGCTCAGTACGCGAATCACCAGGTATATCGACCCGTCTGTTTATGGGATCGTCGGAGCGATGGAGAATGGAAATCCAAGCCGGAGTTTTTTGCATACGGACTGGAAGACCAGTTTGATAAGTTAGTGTTCGTCACTGCTCGCAACGGTACGGGATGTGAGGAGGAACTGGTACGTGGAACCGATCTGCAATGTTTCCACAACGAGGTACCCCTAATGCCGGGAGTATGTTGG ATGGATCACGGTGGACCAATAATTGACCAATCTGTTTGGGGAGAGCCAGTGAATATGTACGGCATTGTGTCGCCATTAAGTAGAAGCTGTGGGTCAAATCTGTTTATGGTCGATGTAACGCCCCACATTCCATGGATAGAAGCGATCGTGGTTGGCAAACGGGATCAATTCCTTGTATTTTCAGACTGA